The Chryseobacterium glaciei DNA window GTTTTCACTTGGTTAACCATGTATTTCTCACTTGATAAAGTTCTCCAAACGGTTGCCCAGCTTAGGAAGAATCTTTGATCTTGTGTAAATCCGCTGATTGATCCAGGGTTTCCTTTATCCTTCAGATACATTTGTAATGCATCGTAAGCGATGTTTACTCCACCTAAGTCAGCGATGTTTTCACCGTTTGTGAAAGTTCCGTTAACGAAAGTTCCTTTTACAGGCTCATACTTGTCATATTGAGAAGCAAGAGCTTTAGTCGCTTTTTCGAAGTTAGCTTTGTCTTCAGGAGTCCACCAATCTACTAAGTTACCATCTGCATCAAATTGTGCACCTGAATCATCAAATCCGTGGCTCATTTCGTGACCGATAACTGCACCAATTCCACCGAAATTAACAGCAGCATCAGCTTGTGGGTTGAAGAATGGAGGTTGAAGAATAGCTGCAGGGAATACGATTTCGTTGTTTACCGGATTGTAGTAAGCATTTACAGTCTGTGGCGTCATTCCCCATTCTGTTTTGTCTACAGCTTTTCCTATTTTAGCTAAATCTTTATTGTACTGCCATTCTGAAAGGTTCTGAAGGTTTGAATATAAATTTCCACCTTTAGATTCAGGAACGATTTCTAATTTAGAATAATCTTTCCATTTGTCAGGATAAGCAACTTTTACTGTAAACTTATTCAATTTCTCTGTTGCTTTAACCTTCGTTGTAGCAGACATCCAAGCTAAGTTGTTGATGTGAACTGCAAAACTTTTCTTTAAATAATCGATCAATTCAACCATCTGAGCTTTAGCTTCAGCAGGGAAATATTTCTCAACATATAATTTACCGAAAGCTTCACCCAGAGAACCATTGATTAACTCATATCCTCTTTTGTTAAGTGCTCTTTGCTCTTGTTGACCTCTTAAATATTTACCGTAGAAAGCAAATTTCATGTTTCCAAGGTTTTCGCTAAGGTAAGAAGCACTTCCGTGGATCATGTGGAACTTCAAATAATCCTTGATTACAGGAAGATTTTTAGCATTCACCAATTGATCAAAGTTTTTGTAATATCCGATTTCTCCGATGATTACTTTATCTGTAGTTACTCCAACTTTTTTAAGGTAAGCAGGAATATCAACCCCTTTTACCAATGTTGAAAGCTCAGCCATTGTTCGTGGGTTGTACTGAAGCGTGTTATCACGGCTCTGCTCGTTCGTTAAATATGTTTTTGCAATGCTCTTTTCGTAATCAACGATTCCTTTTGCAGCAGCATCAGCATTTTTATATCCTAATTCTTTCAACATAGAAGCTACATATTTCTGATATTCAGCAATAGCTTCTGTGTTTTTTTCGTTTACTTTCTGGTAATAATCTCTTCCTAATCCTAAAGAAGCGTCTCCTAAGTAAACAGCGTTCATTTTAGAATCTTTCAAATCTGCATCAACTCCCCAACCGTACAACGTATTTTCTCCGTCTTTCGTTACAGAAATAAAGTAGTTTTGAAGGTCTGCAAGATTTTTAATTGCATCAATTTTGTTGATGTTTTCCTGGATAGGCTTAATTCCGTCTGCATTTCTCTTCTCCATGTTCATGTACGTTGCGTACAAATCCTGGATTTTTTTACCTTCGCTTCCGTCAGCAAATTTGTCCTTTAAAAGAGAGTTCAGGATCGTCATTGAGTGATTATCAGTATCATCAGCCAATTTGTTGAAACTACCCCAAGTCGGTTTGTCAGAAGGGATCTTGGCAGTTTTCATCCAAGTTCCACTTACGTAGTTATAGAAATCGTCTTGTGGACGTACAGATTTATCCATCAAACTAAGGTCTAAACCTTTGTCTGATCCTCCTTTTTCAGTAAGTGCCATTGCTGCTTTATTTGATTTAGACTGAGCCGTCACTGTATTTAGTGAGCAGACTCCTGCTAATAGAAACAAAGAAAGTGTTAATTTTTTCATTATGATAACAATTTATACAATATGTATGTTCTTTTAATTATTTGTTACTTTTATTTGAACAAATTTAAAAAAATATCATGAAGTTGTAATTTCTTTAACGTTCCCTGTTCTCTTTAGAAAGCCCCAAGACTGCATTTCGCCTTTCAAAGCTCTTCTCAAACTTCTGAATAACACAATATACATCAGCCATCTGTACCCGAATCTTTGCGGAATAACATACAGTAAATTCACCAATTTCTCTCTCTGCATCATAAAAGCAATTATTGCCAATGACGCGTCTACCAAAAGAAACAGTAAATAATAACTGAATATTTTTTCTCCATTACCCGATAAAATTCCAAAAAACATAATGACATCGGCAAACGGCGAGAAAAACGGAATAATATATTGAAACAATAAAATATTCGGCATTGCCCAAAGTCCTAAACCTTTATATTTCGGGTTTAAAAATGTTTGTCTCTGTTTCCAGAACATCTGCATAATTCCGTAGGTCCAGCGAAAACGTTGTTTTAAAAACTGACTCACTGTTTCCGGAGCTTCCGTTATAGCAACTGCTCTGTTTTCATTCGCAACGGTGTAGCCTTCTCTTAAAATTTTCACTGTTATGTCGCAGTCTTCCGCCAAAGTATCTGACGAATATCCTCCAACTTCATGAATCACTTCTTTTTTAAACGCTCCGATCGCTCCAGGAATTACGGTAATTGCATTAATATTAGCGTACGCCAATCGATCAAAATTCTGACTGGTCGTGTATTCTATAGCCTGCCATTTTGTTAACCAGTTCACCTGATTTCCCACTTTCACATTTCCGGCTACCGCAGCAATTTTCTCTTCTGGGGCTGCATTTAAAAATCTTGCGATAAGATGTTTCACAGCGTCTTGTTCCAGTTTTGTATCCGCATCAATACAGACAACATATTCAGCATCGGTTTTAGAAATTCCAAAATTTAAAGCGGTTGCTTTTCCGCCATTAGACTTGCTGAATATTTTTAATTTTGGATGATTTAAAAACTCTGAATTTGCTTTTTCATACGTCATATCTTTACTTCCATCATCCACCATGATGATATCAAAATTGGGATAGGTTTGCTTTAATAAATTTTTTAATGATGAAACAATATTCACCTCTTCATTATAAGCAGGAACGATAATCGAAACTTTTGGATAAGAATCCAACACAGGGAAACTGCCTAGTTTTTTCTCTTTTTTTCGTTCTTTAATTGCCCAATATGCCATCAATAATAATCTGATCAATCCTAATCCTATGAAAATAGTGAAAAGTGCTACCAGAAAATGACTGATTCCATAAATCACAGTTGCCAACACTAAGTTAAGTTGCATTACGTAATATGATCTCGTTTTAGGAACTTCAGGCATCAATTCGTTTTTACTTTTATGTAAAATACTTGAAAGATTGGTAAAATGATATCCTTGTTTTTGAAGCATCGGAATCAAAATTTTAAGTGCTTTAATTGTTTCTTCTCTTGTATCTCCGCCTGCATCGTGAAGCAGAATGATATTTCCTCTCTCCTGTTTGATTCCTGCCAAGACACGTTGTACGATTTGATCTGCTTTTATTCCGGGTTGCCAATCTTCCGGATCTATACTTTCTCCGATATCCAAATAATTCTGTTGTCTTGCCAACGCCACAGGAATGATCTCCTCAGAAGTCGTCGGCTCTGAATCGGCATTATAAGGCGCTCTGAATAAAATTGTGCTGTGTCCTGTGATACATTCTATCAATAATCTTGTCAGTTTTAATTCCAACAAGGCTCTTTGAGGGCTTACTTTTGCAACGTTCTCGTGCGTAAAAGTGTGATTTCCGATCTCGTGACCTTCTCTGTAAATTCTTTTTACAAGCGGAAGATTTCTTTCTGCATTTAATCCTATTAAAAAGAAAGCTGCGGGAACATGGTATTTTGATAAAATATCTAAAACCTGTGGTGTATAAGTTTCATCGGGGCCGTCGTCAAAGGTCAGAACAAGCTCTTTCTGCGGTGCGCTTCCATATTTTTTAACCTCGTAAGAACTTGGATAAGTCACATAATTTTCATCGGTAATGATCTTTTCTTTGGGATCTACTTCCAATGAAATTTTGCCGTCATGTGGTGTATTTAAAACATCCAGAACTTCACCGTCACCGATATAATCGACCATGGTTTGTCCTTTCACATTTTCCAGTGTTTTAAAGTTAAACTTTTGCATTCCTGCTAAAGTCAGATCTTTATCATAGAAATTCCAAATTCTGCTATCTTCACTTCCCAATCTCCAGATTGCGGTTCCGGCCAGCGGATATTCAGAAGAAAAACGCATCGTATTGAAAATAGAAGTCGCATCGTTAAAAAATACGGTATGTACGTTTTTATTAGAGTCAGTATAAGAATAATTTAGGTTAAAAGTATCATCATTAAAATTGATATAAGACTTGCTGGCATGCGCCTTTGTGATCGCCTGCATGTAAGTAACGGAAGTGTTGTCGTCTTTGTTGGTACTCCAGTCATATCCATAAGCTCCAAGCCCTAAAATAACTTTATTAGGTGTTGTTTTCTTTAAAATTTTACCGGTTTGTGCTTCTATCCATTTTTGAGAAGAAATAGGTCCGGCATCACTGTCAGAAGAGTATTCATCATAAGCCATCAAGACGAAATAATCTACGTAAGGATTTAGCTTTTCGATGTTATAATCATCATTATCCGTCATCACATCCATTGCGACCAACAGATTATTCTGCTTGAACGTCAATGAAAGTTCCTGCATAAAATCAATAAGAAACTCATCAGAATCCAAATTCATATCTTCAAAGTCAATATTGATTCCTTTAAAGTGAAACTTAACGCATTGTTGCGCAAGTTTTTGAATAAGTTTAGTTCTAAGTTGTGGACTTTTCAGGACTTTTCCCAATCCTTCGGAGCGGAATTCACGATCAGAGT harbors:
- a CDS encoding M13 family metallopeptidase; amino-acid sequence: MKKLTLSLFLLAGVCSLNTVTAQSKSNKAAMALTEKGGSDKGLDLSLMDKSVRPQDDFYNYVSGTWMKTAKIPSDKPTWGSFNKLADDTDNHSMTILNSLLKDKFADGSEGKKIQDLYATYMNMEKRNADGIKPIQENINKIDAIKNLADLQNYFISVTKDGENTLYGWGVDADLKDSKMNAVYLGDASLGLGRDYYQKVNEKNTEAIAEYQKYVASMLKELGYKNADAAAKGIVDYEKSIAKTYLTNEQSRDNTLQYNPRTMAELSTLVKGVDIPAYLKKVGVTTDKVIIGEIGYYKNFDQLVNAKNLPVIKDYLKFHMIHGSASYLSENLGNMKFAFYGKYLRGQQEQRALNKRGYELINGSLGEAFGKLYVEKYFPAEAKAQMVELIDYLKKSFAVHINNLAWMSATTKVKATEKLNKFTVKVAYPDKWKDYSKLEIVPESKGGNLYSNLQNLSEWQYNKDLAKIGKAVDKTEWGMTPQTVNAYYNPVNNEIVFPAAILQPPFFNPQADAAVNFGGIGAVIGHEMSHGFDDSGAQFDADGNLVDWWTPEDKANFEKATKALASQYDKYEPVKGTFVNGTFTNGENIADLGGVNIAYDALQMYLKDKGNPGSISGFTQDQRFFLSWATVWRTLSSEKYMVNQVKTDPHSPGYFRSFGPLINVDAFYKAFDVKAGDKLYKAPADRIKIW
- a CDS encoding polysaccharide deacetylase family protein — its product is MEKSNQIFQTNNKKRWRNVQWGSRIFIFVAVLLFLALGMMMKLDKSPKIPFKEDYKSIITAAKPYLQENKISKEYKGFRSFISEKTIHTSLSKIEKARVERLKNQNRSWSQFPGGIRSAFYVAWDPQSLMSLKRNIKHINLVFPEWFFLNPKTGDLKTNVDPEGYKIIKRTGVAAMPILSNNSDREFRSEGLGKVLKSPQLRTKLIQKLAQQCVKFHFKGINIDFEDMNLDSDEFLIDFMQELSLTFKQNNLLVAMDVMTDNDDYNIEKLNPYVDYFVLMAYDEYSSDSDAGPISSQKWIEAQTGKILKKTTPNKVILGLGAYGYDWSTNKDDNTSVTYMQAITKAHASKSYINFNDDTFNLNYSYTDSNKNVHTVFFNDATSIFNTMRFSSEYPLAGTAIWRLGSEDSRIWNFYDKDLTLAGMQKFNFKTLENVKGQTMVDYIGDGEVLDVLNTPHDGKISLEVDPKEKIITDENYVTYPSSYEVKKYGSAPQKELVLTFDDGPDETYTPQVLDILSKYHVPAAFFLIGLNAERNLPLVKRIYREGHEIGNHTFTHENVAKVSPQRALLELKLTRLLIECITGHSTILFRAPYNADSEPTTSEEIIPVALARQQNYLDIGESIDPEDWQPGIKADQIVQRVLAGIKQERGNIILLHDAGGDTREETIKALKILIPMLQKQGYHFTNLSSILHKSKNELMPEVPKTRSYYVMQLNLVLATVIYGISHFLVALFTIFIGLGLIRLLLMAYWAIKERKKEKKLGSFPVLDSYPKVSIIVPAYNEEVNIVSSLKNLLKQTYPNFDIIMVDDGSKDMTYEKANSEFLNHPKLKIFSKSNGGKATALNFGISKTDAEYVVCIDADTKLEQDAVKHLIARFLNAAPEEKIAAVAGNVKVGNQVNWLTKWQAIEYTTSQNFDRLAYANINAITVIPGAIGAFKKEVIHEVGGYSSDTLAEDCDITVKILREGYTVANENRAVAITEAPETVSQFLKQRFRWTYGIMQMFWKQRQTFLNPKYKGLGLWAMPNILLFQYIIPFFSPFADVIMFFGILSGNGEKIFSYYLLFLLVDASLAIIAFMMQREKLVNLLYVIPQRFGYRWLMYIVLFRSLRRALKGEMQSWGFLKRTGNVKEITTS